The genome window CGACAGCGCGGCGATCTGCTCGGCGGCGTCGGCGGGGATCACGCCGCACCGCGCTTCGGCGCGAGCCAGGGCCACTTCCACTTCGATGTAACGCTCGATCAGCGCTTTATCAGAGAACACGCCGCGCATTTCGGCGGTGCCGAACATGTCGCGGAACAGGGCGGAATCAAAAACGGTACTCGACATGGGCTAATCCTATTTGTTATTTTTAAACCATACATATTTAATATGTCCGTACATTATGATTACGCTTGTGCTGATACACTGTCAACTCGACTGCGAGGGTAAAAATGGAAAGTGTGAGCCAGAGGCGTTATGCGGCGGTGGCCAAGGACCTGATCGATCAGATTGGCAATGGCCATTACCCGGTAGGGTCGTTATTGCCGACTGAATTCGAACTCTGTTCTCTGTACGCAGTGAGTCGCCACACCGTGCGCGCGGCCATCGACCAGTTGCAGGGGCAGGGCATGGTCTCGCGGCGCAAGCGTGTGGGCACGCGGGTCGAAGCCGCTTCGCCCCAGGGCGGGTATTCCCAGGCGATGGCCTCGGTGGCCGACCTGGTGCAGGTCGCTGAAACCCATATCCGGGATATCCAAGGCGTACGCGAATTCGTCGTCGATATCGCCCAGGCCCGGCGCCTGGGGCTGGAGCCGGGTGGGCATTATTTCTGCGTGTCGAGCATCAAGGTCGATGCCAGCGCCGGCAATGCGCCGCTGTGCTGGACCGACGTGTACGCCGAACAGGCCTTTGCCGAAGTGATCCCCGAAGCGCGCAAGCACCCGGATGAACTGATCGCCGCGCTGATCGGCAAGGCGTTCTCGCGGTCTATCGATGTGGTGGACCAGCAAGTGCGGCCGGTGCAGTTGTCGACCGAACTGGCGGCCAGCCTCAAGGCACAGGGCGGGGCGCTGGGGCTGAATATCATCCGCCAGTATCGTGATGAAAACGGCGGGCTGATTGCGGTGTCGGAGACGGTCTATCCAGCGGACCGTTTCACCCTGACCATGCAGATGAAGCGCGACAAGCGCTGATCCATACGACGATAACCTTGCATCTGGTAAAACTTTGGCTAATATGACCCGGGTAAAACATATATCGCCCGGGTAATAAATATGTCTACGCGCACGCTTCCTGCTTGTACCGCCTTTATCCGCCACCAGCGTGTGGCGGCAGGTTCCTATACGGACGTCGCCACGACGCTCGCCGAGCTTGACCAGCCCACGGGCAGTTTCCTGGTCTTCGACGACGCCACCGGCAACCAGGTCGACTTTCCCTGGCCCGCAGGCTATGCGCCCGAACTACCAACCCAGGTCGACGTGACCGACGAGCCTCCCGCTACCCCCTCGGTTGGGCGCCCGAAGCTTGGGGTAGTCGCGCGGGAAGTCACGCTGTTGCCGCGTCATTGGGAATGGCTGGGCCAACAACGCGGCGGGGCTTCGGCGGTATTGCGGCGGCTGGTGGATGAAGCGCGCACTGCCCATGCTTCCCGTGACCGGATACGCCAGGCCAAGGAAGCCAGCTATCGGTTCATGAGTGCCGTCGGCGGTGACCTGCCCGGTTTTGAAGACGCCTCGCGTGCGTTATTTGCCTTTGATGCGGCGGACTTTTCGAGCAAGATCGCGCACTGGCCGCCAGACGTGCAGACCTACCTGGCTTGGCTGTCGCGCGACGCGTTCCCTGTCTGACAACAACTCCTGGATTCGAACCTCATGGAAGTCACCCAGCAACGGCCGTTGTGGCAGATCTACCTGATCTTTCTGGCACCGATGGTGCTGTCCAACTTCCTGCAAAGTTTTTCCGGCACCCTCAACGGTATCTATGTCGGGCAGATGCTTGGCACCCAGGCGCTGGCGGCGGTGTCGGGGATGTTTCCCATCGTGTTCTTTTTTATTGCTCTGGTGATCGGCCTGGGGGCGGGCGCCTCGGTACTGATCGGCCAGGCGTGGGGCGCGCAGGAAACCGCGCTGGTCAAGGTGATCACCGGCGCCACCCTGACGCTGGGCGCGTTGGTGGGGGTGATCGCAGCAGTACTCGGTAGTCTGTTTGCACGCCCTGCGTTGCAGGCGCTCGGCACGCCGGTGGATGTGCTCGACGATGCTGTGGGCTATGCGCAGATGATGATGTTGATCATGCCGCTGCTGCTGGTCTTTATCCTCTACACCCAATTGTTGCGGGGCGTCAGCGACACGATCTCGCCGTTGCTCGCGCTGATGGTCTCGACCCTGGTTGGCCTGCTGCTGACACCGGCGCTGATACGCGGCTGGATCGGCCTGCCGCCCTTGGGTATCCAGAGCGCGGTCTACGCCGGGTTGGTGGGTAACGCGGCTGCGATGCTGTTTTTGATCCTGCGCCTGCGGCATAAGCATCATGTGATGGCGCCGGATCGCGAACTGCTGGCGGCCCTGCGCCTGGATCGCGTCATTCTCGGTAAGGTCCTGCGCATCGGCTTGCCCACGGGCTTGCAGATGGTGGTGTTGTCGCTGTCGGAATTGGTCATCCTCGCCCTGGTCAACGGCCATGGCTCCCAGGCCACCGCGGCCTATGGCGCGGTAACGCAGATCGTCAACTATGTGCAATTCCCGGCGCTGTCGATTGCCATCACTGCGTCGATCCTCGGGGCCCAGGCGATTGGTGCCGGGCGCCTGGAGCGCATCGGGCCGATCCTGCGCACCGGGCTGCTGATCAACACCTGCCTCACCGGTGGGCTGATCGTGCTCGGCTACCTGTTGTCCCACTGGCTGCTCGGCTTGTTCATCACCGATGACGCGGCACGGACCAATGCCGAGCACCTGCTGCACATTATGTTGTGGAGCATCCTGGTGTTCGGTTTCCAGGCGGTGGTGGGCGGGATCATGCGCGCCAGCGGCGTGGTGTTGATGCCGGTGGCGATCTCGATCTTCTGCGTGCTCTGCGTGGAACTGCCAATGGCGTACCTGCTCAACGCCCACTTCGGCCTGGAAGGGGTGTGGATGGCGTTCCCGGTGACCTACCTGGCCATGCTGGCGTTGCAGGCTGCGTATTACCGGCTGGTGTGGCGACACAAGCAGATCAAGCGGTTGGTGTGAGGCTCAGGCCGCGCAGCAACAGTTCCAGGCTTTGCAAGCCTTGTTCCAGCCGCTCGTCCGAGTGTTGGTCCCTGGCGATCCACAGGGCAGTGTTGACCAGGCCTCCATTGATCAACTGCGCCAGTGCATCGCTCGGGGCCGGGCGGATAACACCGGTTTGCATCAACGCCTCCAGGCGTTCGCGCAGCGATTCGACACAGTGTTGCTGAGAGCCGGTGTCGCCCAGAACGGCTGGCGCGTCCTGCAACACAATGCGCTGGATCTCACTGTCTTGAGCCATGCGCAAGTAGGTGCGGCAACGTTCGCAAAAACCGACCCAGGGGTCGGTGGCCTCAGCGGTGATGCGCTGCAGGCGCGCATCCATCTCACTGTCGAGCTGGGCCACCACGGCCGCCAACAAGCCCTTCTTGTCACCAAAGTGGTGGTACAACGCCCCCCGGGTCAGACCGGCGCGGGCGGTGAAATCGTCCATTGAGGTATTGGCGTACCCTTGGGCTGCGAAGGCTTCGCGGGCGCTGGCGATCAGCCTGGCGCGGGTCTCTTCGATCATTTCAGCACGGGCTCGGCTCATGGGTAGGGCTCGCAATGGGCAAGTGAAAGATTGACATACGCTGCGTATGTTACGCATGATTTGTCACATACGCACCGTATGTATTTTGCCTCGAACAGTGCAGATAGCAAGTTCCGGGGCTTTCACAAAGAGGTCACGCAGGATGGCAAACCCTTACGCCGAGTTGTTCCAGGTTCCTGGCGCCCGGGCTTTTGTACTGGCGGGGATGCTGGCGCGCATGCCGGTCTCGATGACGGGGATCGGCTTGATCACCATGCTCTCGCAGGTGCACGGCGGTTACGGCCTGGCGGGCTCGGTGGCGGCGGTGTTTGCCTTGGCCACGGCGTTTTGCGCGCCGCAGGTATCCAGGCTGGTGGATCGCTATAGCCAAGGGCGGGTGTTACCGATTGCCGCATTGGTTGGGGGTGGGGCGTTGTTGATGTTGCTGCTGTGCACTCGCTTGCAGGCACCGAACTGGACGCTGTTCCTGTTCGCCGCCCTGGCCGGTTGCATGCCCAACATGTCGGCCATGGTGCGCGCGCGCTGGACCGAGTTGTACCGGGGCCAGCCCAAGTTGCAGACCGCATTTGCGCTGGAGTCGGTGCTGGATGAGGTGTGCTTTATCATCGGCCCGCCGATCTCGGTGGGTTTGTGCGTGGTGCTGTTCCCGGAAGCAGGGCCGCTGGTGGCTGCGTTGTTGCTGGCGGTGGGCGTCACCACCTTTGTGCTGCAGCGCGAGACCGAGCCACCGGTGCACGCGCATCACGGGCATCACGGTCGCTGGCTGATCGCGTCGCCCTCGGTGTTGATCCTGATGATCCTGCTGCTGGCCATGGGCGTGATCGTCGGCGTGGTAGATGTGGTCAGTGTCGCCTTTGCCCAGCATCAGGGCCAGCCGGCGGCTGCCAGTATCGTGCTGTCGGTGTACGCCATCGGTTCGTGCCTGGCGGGGCTGGCGTTCGGCACCCTCAAGCTCAAGGCGCCGCTGCCCCGGCAGTTCCTGTTGTGCGGCATCGCCACGGCGTTGACCACTTTGCCGTTGCTGCTGGTGACCAACATCGCAGGGCTGGCGGTGGCGGTCTTTGTCTCCGGACTGTTCTTTGCCCCCACCCTGATTGTGTCCATGGCCCTTGTGGAACAGGTCGTGCCCGCCAGCCGATTGACCGAGGGCATGACCTGGCTGATCACCGGCCTCAGCATCGGCGTGGCCATCGGCGCCGCCAGCTCCGGGTGGATGATCGATCACTTTGGCGCCACCAGCGGGTTCTGGGTGGCGCTGGCGGCGGGGGCGGTCGTGTTTGGGGCAGCGGTGTTGGGGTATCGGCGGCTGGGATGATCAGTTGATCGCAGGGCAAGCGTCTGCGCCGTGATGCTGCAGAAACTCGTTCAACGCTTGGCGGGTCAGGTCATTGAGCGTCACCTTTTTACGGGTTGCCGCCAGCGCCGCCGCCAGGTGCAGATCATGGCCGACCCGGACATTGAAGGAGCCCTTGCAAGGTTTCTCTGGTGCATGCCCCAGGGTCTGGCAGGTGGCGAGGTAATCATCCACCGCCTCACGAAAAGCCGTATCCAGTTCGGCGACGGTTTTCCCTTCGTAGCTCACCAGTGCCTTGATGAACAAGACCTTGCCGAACAGGCAGTTGTCTTCGAGGCTGGCTTCGATGGAGCCGATGTAGCCGTTGTGTTTCAGTTGGTTGTTCACTGAATCAGCTCTCCTGATTTCAATTGTTCGATGATCTGGCGCCGAATGTAGTGTTTCAGTTCGTTGCCAGGGTGAGGCTTGTGCAAGGTGATCATTGCACTGGGGTCGCCGATGTCGAATTTGACGCGGCTTCCAGCCCCTTCAATCTGCGTGTAGCCCAGTCGTCGCAGCAGCGTGACGAGCTCGGGCCAGGTAAATGTCATTTGCTCGTTGAGCAATTTGGTCAGCAGCTTTTCATTTTTGGACACGGCGTTCCCTGCGTGTAACTAAATGTAGTTGCAAAAAGTGGTGTTCGTCAATGCTAGCTGCTGTTCGGGTGGTCTTCCCGAGATTGATGTAACCCTTGATGACACTGTGCGCCGCGCCTCGCATCCCCCGCTAATTTTTCCCTCTCCGGTTCGTTTTATAGGGACGACGTGCCTTTGTGCTTCCTGCCTATTGCTCCGGACTCCAAGAAATGAATGCTGAAGACTCCTTGAAACTTGCTCGCCGGTTTATCGGGTTGCCCCTGGAAAAACGCCAATTGTTCCTGCAGGCCCTGCAGAAAGAAGGCGTGGATTTTTCCCGGTTCCCGATTCCGGCAGGGGTGGAGGCGCAGGATCGCCAGGCGTTGTCCTACGCGCAGCAGCGCATGTGGTTTCTCTGGCAATTGGACCCGGCCAGCGGCGCCTATAACCTGCCGGGAGCGGTGCGACTCAAGGGGGCGTTGAGCCTCGGCGCGCTGGAGCAGGCGTTCGCCAGCCTGGTCACGCGCCACGAAACCCTGCGCACAGTGTTCCAGCGCCAGGCGGACGAGCGCCTGATGCAGGTGCCGGCAGACACGTCGTTGACCGTCGAGCACCTGGACCTGAGTCACCTGGCCGCCGCCGCGCGCGAACAGGCCGTCAACGAGGCCGCGACCCGTCAATCGCTGCTGCCGTTCGACCTGGAAAACGGTCCGCTGCTGCGCGTGCAATTGCTCAAGCTCGACGCGCAGGAACACGTGCTGCTGTTGACCCTGCACCACATCGTCTCCGACGGCTGGTCGATGAACGTGCTGATCGACGAGTTCATCCGCTGCTACGACGCCCACGAGCGCAATGAAGCCCCGCATCTGCCGGCCTTGCCGATCCAGTACAGCGACTACGCCCTGTGGCAGCGCCGTTGGCTGGAAGCGGGGGAGCAGACGCGCCAACTGGATTACTGGCAAGCGCGCCTGGGCGATGAGCACCCGGTGCTGGAGCTGCCCACCGACCGCCCGCGCCCGGCCATGCCGAGTTACCAGGGCACGCGCCACAATTTCGCGATTGAACCTGCGCTGGCCACACAGCTGCGTAGTTGCGCGCAAAAACACAACGTCACCCTGTTCATGCTGTTGTTCGGTGCTTTCAACGTGTTGCTGCATCGCTACACCGGGCAGGGCGATATCCGCGTCGGCGTGCCGATCGCCAACCGCAACCGCACTGAAGTCGAAGGGCTGATAGGCTTCTTCGTCAACACCCAGGTCTTGCGTACCGAGCTGACTGGGCAAACCCGCATCAATGAGCTGCTGCAAAGCATCAAGGAACACGCCCTGGGCGCCCAGGCCCATCAGGAGTTGCCGTTCGAGCGCCTGGTGGAAGCCCTCAAGGTCGAGCGCAGCCTGAGTCATACGCCGCTGTTCCAGGTGATGTACAACCACCAGCCGGTTGTGGCCGACATTACCAGCGTCAGCACCGCCTCCGGCTTGGAACTGGCATTGGTGGAGTGGCAAGGCCGCACCACTCAGTTCGACCTGACCCTCGACACCTATGAAAAATCCGGCACCCTGCACGCCGCGTTGACCTACGCCAACGACCTGTTCGACGCGCCAACCATCGAGCGCATGGCCGGGCATTGGATCAGCCTGTTGCAGGCCATGGTGGTCGACGGTGAACAGCGCATCGGCGAGCTGCCGATGTTGGCTACGGATGAGCAGCAGGTGCTGGTCCACGGGTGGAACCAGACGACTGAGGCGTACCCGACCGAGCGCGGCATTCATCACCTGATCGAAGACCAGGCGCAGGCCACGCCGGATGCGCCGGCACTGGTGTTCGGTGCGACCACGCTGACCTACGCCCAGCTCGATGCCCGTGCCAACCAACTGGCCCACGCCTTGCGCGCGCAGGGCGTCGGCCCTGACGCGCTGGTGGGGATCTGCGTCGAGCGCTCCATCGAGATGGTGGTCGGCCTGCTCGCGATTCTCAAGGCTGGCGGCGCCTATGTCCCGCTGGATCCTGAATATCCCCGGGAACGCCTGGCCTACATGATCGAAGACAGCGGCATTCAGTTGCTGCTCAGCCAGCGCGCCCTGTTGCCCTTGCTGCCGACCGAGGGCATCCGGGTGATAGCCCTGGACCAGCCCGCCGACTGGCTTGATGGTTACAGCAGTCAGTCACCCAATGTTGACCTGCATGCGCTTAACCTGGCCTACGTGATCTACACCTCAGGCTCCACCGGCAAGCCCAAGGGCGCCGGCAACAGCCACCGTGCGCTGGTCAACCGCCTGTGCTGGATGCAACAGGCCTATGGTCTGGACGCCAGCGATGCGGTGCTGCAGAAAACCCCATTCAGTTTCGATGTATCGGTATGGGAGTTCTTCTGGCCGCTGATGACCGGCGCTCGCCTGGTGGTTGCCGCGCCCGGTGAACACCGCGAACCGGCGCGCCTGATCGAGACCATCGGGCAACAGCGCATCACCACCTTGCACTTCGTGCCGTCGATGCTCCAGGCGTTTATCCATGAACCGGGCGTGCAAGCCTGCAACAGCCTGCGACGCATCGTGTGCAGCGGTGAAGCCTTGCCGCTGGATGCGCAGTTGCAAGTGTTCGCCAAGTTGCCACAGGCGGGTCTGTTCAACCTCTACGGCCCGACCGAAGCCGCCATCGACGTGACGCACTGGACCTGCGTCGACGAAGGCGCCGACAGCGTGCCCATCGGCCGGCCCATCGCCAACCTCGCTACGTACGTGCTCGATGCCCAGCTCAACCCGGTGCCTGCCGGCGTCAGCGGTGAGCTGTACCTGGGCGGCGCCGGCCTGGCGCGCAGTTACCACCGGCGCCCGGCACTGACCGCCGAACGTTTTGTGCCAAGCCCGTTCGGTGACGGTGCGCGCCTGTATCGCACCGGCGACCGCGTGCGCCAGCGTGCCGATGGGGTGATCGAATACCTCGGTCGCCTCGATCATCAGGTCAAGCTGCGCGGCCTGCGTATCGAGCTGGGCGAAATCGAGACGCGCCTGATGCAGCACCCCTCGGTGCGTGAAGCCGTGGTGCTGGTGCAGGGCGGCAAGCAACTGGTGGCCTACCTGGTGCTGGAAGACCAGGCGCCGGCCGACCTCAAGGCCTGGCTGCTCGACAGCCTGCCGGAATACATGGTGCCGACCCATATGGTGCGCCTGGCCAAGCTGCCAGTGACCGCCAACGGCAAGCTCGACCGCAAGGCCTTGCCGTTGCCCGACGCCGCGCCCCAGCAGGCGTATGTCGCCCCGGAAAGCGAGGTGCAAAAAGCCCTGGCAGCGATCTGGAGTGATGTGCTCGGCGTGGAGCAAGTCGGTCTGGAAGACAACTTTTTCGAGCTGGGCGGTGATTCGATCATCTCCATCCAGGTAGTCAGCCGTGCGCGCCAGGCGGGCATTCGCCTGAGCCCGCGGGACCTGTTCCAGTACCAGAGCGTGCGCAGCCTGGCGTTGGTGGCGACCTTCGAGCAGGCGACCCTCATCGACCAGGGGCCGGTCACCGGCGAGGTGCTCCTCACGCCAGTGCAACACAGCTTTTTCGAGCAGGCGATTCCTGCGCGCCAGCACTGGAACCAGTCATTGCTGCTGACCCCGCGTGAGGCGCTGGAGCCCGTGCGCCTTGAGGCCGCCTTGACCCGCTTGATCAACCACCACGATGCCCTGCGCCTGCGTTTTGTGCGGCAGGCGGATGGTTGGCGGCAGGTTCATTCCGAGCCGGTTGCGACCGCTTCGTTATGGCAGTCCCAGGTCGCCGGCGAGGCTGAGTTGGCCGCACTGTGCGATGAGGCTCAACGCAGCCTCGATCTCGAACAGGGCCCGCTGTTGCGGGCGGTCCTGGCAATCATGGCCGACGGTACCCAACGCCTGTTGCTGGTGGTGCATCACCTGGCAGTGGACGGCGTATCGTGGCGCATCCTGCTCGAAGACCTGCAGCAGGCCTATCGCAACGCCGCGCTGCCGGCCAAGACCAGCGCCTACCAGCAGTGGGCGCAGCAGTTGCAGGCCCACGCGCAGACGCTGGACGCGCAACTGGCGTACTGGCAGGCACAGACCGCAAGCGCCGACCTGCCGTGCGACAACCCCCAGGGCGGCCTGCAAAACCGCCTGGGCAGCACCCTCGAAATCCGCCTCAGCGCCGGACACACCCGCCAACTGCTGCAAGACGCCCCGGCGGCCTACCGCACCCAGGTCAACGACCTGCTGCTGACTGCGTTGGCGCGGGTCATCAGCCGCTGGAGCGAGCAACCTGCCGCACTGATCCAACTGGAAGGCCATGGTCGCGAAGACCTGTTCGACACGCTCGACCTGAGCCGCACCGTGGGTTGGTTTACCAGCCTGTTCCCGGTGCGCCTGCAAGCCGAAGGCGAGCTGTCGGCGGCGATCAAGTCGGTGAAGGAGCAACTGCGTGCCGTGCCGCACAAAGGCATCGGCTATGGCCTGCTGCGCTACCTCGGCACGCCTGGCGCACGCGAGGCCTTGTCAAAACAGGCAGCGCCACGCATCACCTTCAACTACCTGGGTCAGTTCGATCGCCAGTTCAACGAGGCGGCGCTGTTCGTTCCGGCGACCCAGGGCAGCGGTCAGGCCCAGGACCCGGAAGCACCGCTGGCCAACTGGCTGACGGTGGAAGGCCAGGTGTACGGCGGTGAGCTGGCCCTGCGGTGGGGGTTCAGTCGCGAGATGTTCGAGGTGGCGACCGTCCAACGCCTGGCGGATGACTATGCCGCTGAACTCCAGGCCTTGATTGAACACTGCTGCGCCACGCCGGCGGGGCAGGTCACGCCTTCGGACTTCCCCCTGACGCGCCTGACCCAGCAGCAACTGGATGCCTTGCCCATCGCCGGGCCGGCGATTGCCGATCTCTACCCGTTGTCGCCGATGCAGCAGGGTATGTTGTTCCATACCCTGTATGCGCCCGAGGCTGAGGCATACATCAACCAGTTGCGCCTGGACATCGAAGGTCTGGATTTACTGGCATTCGGCCGTGCCTGGCAGGCAGCGCTGGACCGGCATGACATCCTGCGCAGCAGCTTCCACTGGCTTGGCCTGGACAGCGCGCATCAAGTGATCCAGCGCCGAATCGATGTGCAGTTGCACGTGATCGAAGACATCGACGCCGATTGCGATGCGCTCGCCGCTACCGAGCGCGAGAAAGGTTTCGCGCTGAATGCCGCGCCGCTGTTTCGCCTGATGCTGGTGCGCGGTGCCGGTAAGGCCTGGCACCTGATCTTCACCAGCCACCACATCCTCATGGACGGCTGGAGTAACGCCCAGTTGCTCGGCGAAGTGATCGCCCATTACGCCGGGCAAACCGTGCCGTTGCCGCAGGGGCAGTTCCGCGATTACCTGGGCTGGCTGCAACAGCAGGCTTCGGGCGAGGCGTTCTGGAAAGCTGCGCTGGCGCCGCTGCAAGCGCCAACCCTGCTTGCGCAGGCGCTGCGTGTGCCGGTCGAAGGCAAGGGCATGGCGGACCATCAGGTACTGCTGGACAGCGACTTCACCCGCGCCCTCGGCGAGTTTGCCCGCCATCAGAAAGTCACCCTCAACACGCTGCTGCAAGGCGCATGGAGCGTGCTGCTGCAACGCTATACCGGGCAGGACTGCGTGGCCTTTGGGGCCACGGTGGCGGGGCGCTCGGCACCGTTGCCGGGGATCGAGCAACAACTGGGCCTGTTCATCAATACGCTGCCCATCATCAGCGCGGCCTCGCCAGCGCTGTCGGTGGCCGGCTGGCTGAGCGAGCTGCAAGCCCTCAACCTGAGCCTGCGCGACCACGAACATGTGCCGCTCTACGACATCCAGGGCTGGGCGGGGCAGCAGGGCGCTGCGCTGTTTGACACCTTGCTGGTGTTCGAAAACTTCCCGGTGGCCGAAGCCTTGAAACAAGGCGCACCCGCCGGCCTGACGTTCGGCCGCCTGCATAACCATGAGCAGACCCACTACCCGCTGACCCTGGGGATCGAATTGGGCGCCAGCCTGCGCCTGGAGTTCGGCTACGACCAGGCCCGTTTCAGCGCTCAACAGGTCGCTCGATTGGGCGGCAACCTGCACCACCTGCTGGTGCAGATGCTCGCAGACGCGCAAGCACCGCTGGGCAACCTGCGCCTGATGGACCCCGCTACACGCCGCGACGTTCTCGCCCATAGCCGGGCGACCGGTGCCGTCCCGCGCCAACTGCGCGTGCATGAACGCATCGCCGTCCAGGCCGCCGCCACGCCTGACGCGCTGGCCGTGCAGGCGGGCGACGCACGCCTGAGCTACGCCCTGCTCAATGCTCGCGCCAACCGGCTTGCCCATCGCCTGCTGGAACTGGGCGTTGGCCCAGGCCAGCGCGTCGGCCTGGCGGCACGACGTGGCCCGCAGTTGATCGTCAGCCTGCTGGCGGTGCTCAAAAGTGGCGCCGCCTATGTGCCGCTGGACCCGAACTACCCCGCCGAACGCCTGGCCTACATGCTGACCGACAGCCGGCTCGACCTGCTGCTCAGCGAAACCGGGCTGCTGGCCGACCTGCCATTGCCCCAAGGGCTGGCGCGCGAGAGTTTCACCGCGTCCGGAGAAGAACTGGCAGGCTACCCGTCGACCAATCCAACCAACCATGCCGCCGCTGCCGACCTGGCCTATGTGATCTACACCTCGGGCTCCACCGGGCTGCCCAAGGGTGTAGCCATCGACCATGCCGCCCTCGGCCAGTTCTGCGACAGTGCCGAGGTCTACAGCGGCTTGAGCGCGGCAGACCGGGTGTTGCAATTTGCCACGTTCAGCTTCGACGGCTTTGTCGAGCAATGCTACCCGCCGCTGTGTGTGGGCGCGGCGCTGATCATGCGTGGCGACGAATTGTGGGACGCCGGGCAACTGGCGCGGCACATCGTCGAGCAGGGTGTGACCCTGGCGGACCTGCCGGCGGCCTACTGGTATTTGCTGGCCAAGGAATGTGCCGTCGACCAGCGCACCCTGGGCAACCTGCGTCAGGTGCATGTCGGCGGCGAGGCGATGTCGGTGGAAGGGTTGCGTGCGTGGCACGCCGCCGGCCTGTGCGACGTGCGCCTGGTCAACACCTACGGGCCGACTGAAGCGACAGTGGTGTCCAGTGTGCACACTTGCCAGTTGGCGGACGCCAGTGATGCGTTTGGCGTGCCGATTGGCCGGGCCATCGACGGTCGCTCCTTGTATGTGCTGGACAGTGGTTTCGAATTGCTCGCCACCGACGGCGTGGGCGAGTTGTGCATCGGCGCCGA of Pseudomonas azotoformans contains these proteins:
- a CDS encoding MFS transporter; translated protein: MANPYAELFQVPGARAFVLAGMLARMPVSMTGIGLITMLSQVHGGYGLAGSVAAVFALATAFCAPQVSRLVDRYSQGRVLPIAALVGGGALLMLLLCTRLQAPNWTLFLFAALAGCMPNMSAMVRARWTELYRGQPKLQTAFALESVLDEVCFIIGPPISVGLCVVLFPEAGPLVAALLLAVGVTTFVLQRETEPPVHAHHGHHGRWLIASPSVLILMILLLAMGVIVGVVDVVSVAFAQHQGQPAAASIVLSVYAIGSCLAGLAFGTLKLKAPLPRQFLLCGIATALTTLPLLLVTNIAGLAVAVFVSGLFFAPTLIVSMALVEQVVPASRLTEGMTWLITGLSIGVAIGAASSGWMIDHFGATSGFWVALAAGAVVFGAAVLGYRRLG
- a CDS encoding MATE family efflux transporter; its protein translation is MEVTQQRPLWQIYLIFLAPMVLSNFLQSFSGTLNGIYVGQMLGTQALAAVSGMFPIVFFFIALVIGLGAGASVLIGQAWGAQETALVKVITGATLTLGALVGVIAAVLGSLFARPALQALGTPVDVLDDAVGYAQMMMLIMPLLLVFILYTQLLRGVSDTISPLLALMVSTLVGLLLTPALIRGWIGLPPLGIQSAVYAGLVGNAAAMLFLILRLRHKHHVMAPDRELLAALRLDRVILGKVLRIGLPTGLQMVVLSLSELVILALVNGHGSQATAAYGAVTQIVNYVQFPALSIAITASILGAQAIGAGRLERIGPILRTGLLINTCLTGGLIVLGYLLSHWLLGLFITDDAARTNAEHLLHIMLWSILVFGFQAVVGGIMRASGVVLMPVAISIFCVLCVELPMAYLLNAHFGLEGVWMAFPVTYLAMLALQAAYYRLVWRHKQIKRLV
- a CDS encoding type II toxin-antitoxin system HicA family toxin; this translates as MSKNEKLLTKLLNEQMTFTWPELVTLLRRLGYTQIEGAGSRVKFDIGDPSAMITLHKPHPGNELKHYIRRQIIEQLKSGELIQ
- a CDS encoding TetR/AcrR family transcriptional regulator, whose translation is MSRARAEMIEETRARLIASAREAFAAQGYANTSMDDFTARAGLTRGALYHHFGDKKGLLAAVVAQLDSEMDARLQRITAEATDPWVGFCERCRTYLRMAQDSEIQRIVLQDAPAVLGDTGSQQHCVESLRERLEALMQTGVIRPAPSDALAQLINGGLVNTALWIARDQHSDERLEQGLQSLELLLRGLSLTPTA
- a CDS encoding GntR family transcriptional regulator, whose product is MESVSQRRYAAVAKDLIDQIGNGHYPVGSLLPTEFELCSLYAVSRHTVRAAIDQLQGQGMVSRRKRVGTRVEAASPQGGYSQAMASVADLVQVAETHIRDIQGVREFVVDIAQARRLGLEPGGHYFCVSSIKVDASAGNAPLCWTDVYAEQAFAEVIPEARKHPDELIAALIGKAFSRSIDVVDQQVRPVQLSTELAASLKAQGGALGLNIIRQYRDENGGLIAVSETVYPADRFTLTMQMKRDKR
- a CDS encoding type II toxin-antitoxin system HicB family antitoxin — translated: MNNQLKHNGYIGSIEASLEDNCLFGKVLFIKALVSYEGKTVAELDTAFREAVDDYLATCQTLGHAPEKPCKGSFNVRVGHDLHLAAALAATRKKVTLNDLTRQALNEFLQHHGADACPAIN
- a CDS encoding DUF2239 family protein, translating into MSTRTLPACTAFIRHQRVAAGSYTDVATTLAELDQPTGSFLVFDDATGNQVDFPWPAGYAPELPTQVDVTDEPPATPSVGRPKLGVVAREVTLLPRHWEWLGQQRGGASAVLRRLVDEARTAHASRDRIRQAKEASYRFMSAVGGDLPGFEDASRALFAFDAADFSSKIAHWPPDVQTYLAWLSRDAFPV